In the genome of Bradyrhizobium arachidis, one region contains:
- the ribB gene encoding 3,4-dihydroxy-2-butanone-4-phosphate synthase — MTGSIEAALQALADGEIVVVTDDDDREGEGDLVVAASRCAAEKMAFIIRHTSGIVCAPITLEDARRLRLDPMVVNNDSAHTTAFTVSVDYRPDNGTGISAEERASCCRALANPNVGAGDFCRPGHVFPLIAKEGGVLMRSGHTEAAVDLCRLAGLEPVGVISELMNDDGSVMKGPQVAAFADKHKLKQVTIADLISFRQARETLIERVSSVTAESSIGPLQGYSYRSPFDPIHHVAYIYGELGDGTNVLTRFYKPNILRDLFSGQEQAKMNVILQRFKDNGSGVLVYLRDGAAGVPPAPLGPISSREDDRNRQWREIGVGAQILRDLKISSIRHLTSSTHHFKGLSGFGIEIVRNEAL, encoded by the coding sequence ATGACGGGATCGATCGAAGCGGCCCTGCAGGCGCTCGCCGACGGCGAAATCGTCGTGGTCACCGACGACGACGATCGCGAGGGCGAAGGGGACCTCGTCGTTGCCGCCTCGCGGTGTGCGGCTGAGAAGATGGCCTTCATCATTCGCCATACATCGGGAATCGTCTGCGCTCCGATTACCCTCGAAGACGCGAGACGCCTGCGGCTTGACCCGATGGTTGTCAACAACGACTCGGCTCACACCACGGCGTTCACCGTGTCAGTGGACTACCGGCCGGATAACGGTACGGGCATCTCGGCCGAAGAGCGGGCCTCGTGCTGCCGTGCACTCGCCAACCCCAACGTCGGCGCCGGCGATTTTTGCCGGCCGGGACACGTTTTCCCGCTGATCGCAAAAGAAGGGGGCGTACTCATGCGCTCGGGTCACACCGAGGCCGCCGTCGACCTGTGCAGACTGGCAGGTCTCGAGCCGGTCGGTGTCATCAGCGAACTGATGAACGACGATGGCTCGGTGATGAAGGGTCCGCAAGTCGCGGCGTTCGCCGACAAGCACAAGCTGAAACAGGTCACCATCGCAGACCTCATCAGCTTCCGGCAGGCCCGCGAGACGCTGATCGAGCGCGTCTCGAGCGTCACGGCGGAGAGCTCGATCGGCCCGCTCCAGGGCTATTCGTATCGCTCGCCGTTCGACCCCATTCATCACGTCGCCTATATCTACGGAGAACTGGGCGACGGCACCAACGTCCTCACGCGCTTCTACAAACCCAACATCCTGCGCGATTTGTTCTCGGGTCAGGAACAGGCCAAGATGAACGTCATTCTGCAACGCTTCAAGGATAATGGCAGCGGCGTGCTCGTCTATCTGCGCGACGGCGCGGCGGGCGTTCCGCCTGCGCCGCTAGGCCCGATCAGTTCGCGCGAAGACGACCGTAATCGGCAATGGCGCGAGATCGGCGTCGGCGCCCAGATCCTGCGGGATCTCAAGATCAGCTCCATCCGTCACCTCACGTCGTCGACGCATCACTTCAAGGGACTGTCAGGCTTCGGCATCGAGATCGTCCGAAACGAAGCGCTCTAA
- a CDS encoding AraC family transcriptional regulator, producing the protein MPHSNRVSGNASLLFLYVDMDAASVPQECCTLSISPLLHELIHRMATLPPLYDPDGPPAQIAAVLLNELIAMPTERLHLPITRSSKLRMIADALMDNPADRRTVAEWAQAVALGERTLMRIVLAETGMTFSRWRQQLQIIVAIQKLSAGNTVQSVSEALGYESVSAFITMFKKALGKSPARYFSEREAGQTGPGETCRETTASFAGRLRCGTRSMDFRNADGWS; encoded by the coding sequence ATGCCCCACAGCAATCGCGTCAGCGGCAACGCCAGCCTGCTGTTTCTCTATGTGGACATGGATGCGGCGAGCGTGCCGCAGGAATGCTGCACGCTGTCGATCTCACCGCTGTTGCACGAGCTGATCCATCGGATGGCGACGCTGCCCCCGCTCTACGATCCCGACGGCCCGCCTGCGCAGATCGCCGCGGTGCTCCTCAACGAGTTGATCGCCATGCCGACCGAACGGCTGCATCTTCCGATCACGCGGAGTTCGAAACTGCGTATGATCGCCGATGCCTTGATGGACAATCCGGCCGACCGTAGGACCGTGGCGGAGTGGGCGCAAGCCGTCGCGCTCGGCGAGCGGACGCTGATGCGCATTGTGCTCGCCGAGACCGGCATGACCTTCAGTCGCTGGCGTCAGCAGCTTCAGATCATCGTCGCCATCCAGAAATTGTCTGCTGGCAACACGGTTCAGTCCGTGTCCGAGGCGCTCGGCTACGAGTCGGTGAGCGCGTTCATCACCATGTTCAAGAAGGCGCTTGGCAAATCGCCGGCGCGCTACTTCTCCGAGCGCGAGGCCGGCCAGACTGGCCCGGGGGAGACCTGCCGCGAGACGACTGCAAGCTTCGCCGGACGCCTGAGGTGCGGGACGCGCTCAATGGACTTTCGAAACGCGGATGGCTGGAGTTAG
- a CDS encoding FUSC family protein: MGHTAGNPDAAARRDHPQAARHFARHTAALGEDELSLAMDVNRQFVLLLPGIHHAGHDRTVQNVRIEPPIVLIERAAHCHPLAINWQNNEILSTQQRLWSPCLTDDHIMPSPFLSRLLATAAPGRLDPKWALFSANSFIAAMLAIYFAFRLGLERPYWAMLTVYLTAQPLAGAVRSRAVYRFVGTLLGACMALALVPILVDQPALLSVAVTAWAGLCLYISLQDRTPRSYAFLLAGYTATTIAFSSVNVPAMVFVTALSRVEEILLGIGCATLVHTLLFPSDVTTPVLKSLCAALSDAFARTTDVLCARVDKAPNTGRWKLAADITQIEILSTHLRYDTAASKPDLRAIGSVQDQLALVLPMLLSVEDGLAALGERRSAELNHLLSELADWTRAPERSPATSDELIRKCTSFEATCCDDRSEWDRLIEAGTAARLATLIEALAAARNLSRALHSGAHPATWSQAGLRDRHVRRRLHSDPGLAVLSVVALGVAVLGCCTVWITTAWPEGGVATQIAAIAAALYSSLDDPAPTLISYALWTLACLPIAAIYLFVIFPAITGFPMLVFSLAPTFLVIGYLQANPRHFIKALALGLGLISALDLQNKFSADFALFINSNAAAMIGLLTAFIAIRLLRSLSASGAAQRLLRHGWSDLARLAAARRPMSRARWTSIMLDRFGLVIPRLAGATTDIAVEARPLAALQIGLDLLALRQAAVHEDARTDPGLQQLLPMLSQAFRWLARGNAKLKPDDARALLAAIDNALCDTRKDTTACQQRTLALIGLRRTMFPDAHAWSSKAMP, encoded by the coding sequence GTGGGGCATACCGCCGGGAATCCAGACGCCGCAGCGCGGCGGGACCATCCACAGGCCGCTCGGCACTTCGCACGTCACACCGCCGCGCTGGGCGAGGACGAGCTGTCCCTTGCGATGGATGTGAACCGGCAGTTCGTCCTCCTGCTCCCGGGTATCCACCATGCCGGCCACGATCGGACGGTCCAAAATGTCAGGATCGAACCGCCGATAGTGCTGATAGAGCGTGCCGCGCATTGTCATCCTTTAGCAATTAATTGGCAGAATAACGAAATTCTCTCGACGCAGCAACGCCTATGGTCTCCGTGCCTCACGGACGATCACATCATGCCTTCACCATTTCTGTCTCGGCTTCTCGCAACAGCAGCGCCCGGCCGGCTCGATCCCAAATGGGCGCTGTTCTCGGCGAACTCCTTCATCGCGGCAATGCTCGCGATCTATTTTGCCTTCCGGCTCGGATTGGAGCGGCCGTATTGGGCGATGCTCACGGTCTATCTGACCGCACAGCCGCTCGCCGGCGCGGTTCGGTCACGCGCCGTCTACCGCTTTGTCGGGACATTGCTGGGCGCCTGCATGGCGCTGGCGCTGGTCCCGATCCTGGTCGATCAACCCGCGTTATTGTCGGTTGCCGTTACCGCATGGGCCGGACTCTGCCTCTATATCTCCTTGCAGGACCGCACGCCGCGCAGCTATGCTTTCCTGCTGGCAGGCTACACCGCGACGACAATCGCGTTCTCGAGCGTCAACGTTCCGGCGATGGTATTTGTGACCGCGCTGTCGCGTGTCGAGGAGATCCTGCTCGGCATCGGCTGTGCGACCCTGGTGCACACCCTGCTGTTCCCGAGCGACGTCACTACTCCTGTGCTGAAATCCCTCTGCGCCGCATTGTCGGACGCCTTCGCCCGGACCACCGATGTGCTCTGCGCGCGCGTCGACAAGGCACCGAATACGGGACGCTGGAAGCTCGCTGCGGACATCACGCAAATCGAGATCCTGTCGACGCACCTGCGCTACGACACCGCCGCAAGCAAGCCGGACCTGCGCGCCATCGGGTCCGTGCAGGACCAGCTCGCATTGGTCTTGCCGATGCTGCTGTCGGTGGAGGACGGACTCGCCGCCTTGGGAGAGCGGCGCTCGGCCGAGTTGAACCACCTGCTGTCTGAACTCGCCGACTGGACACGTGCGCCGGAGCGATCACCGGCCACTTCCGACGAACTGATCAGAAAGTGCACATCGTTCGAAGCGACCTGTTGCGACGATCGCAGCGAATGGGATCGGCTGATCGAGGCCGGAACCGCGGCCAGATTGGCCACGCTGATCGAAGCGCTGGCTGCCGCGCGAAACCTGTCGCGCGCATTGCACAGCGGTGCTCACCCTGCCACTTGGAGCCAAGCTGGCCTGCGGGATCGACACGTGAGGCGACGCCTGCACAGCGATCCCGGCCTTGCCGTTCTGTCGGTCGTGGCTCTTGGCGTCGCCGTGCTCGGCTGCTGCACGGTCTGGATCACGACGGCCTGGCCGGAAGGCGGCGTCGCCACGCAAATCGCCGCCATCGCCGCGGCGCTCTACAGCAGCCTCGACGATCCCGCGCCAACGCTGATTTCCTACGCGCTCTGGACGCTGGCCTGCCTACCGATCGCCGCGATCTACCTGTTCGTGATCTTCCCGGCCATCACCGGCTTTCCGATGCTGGTGTTCTCGCTGGCGCCGACCTTTCTGGTGATCGGCTATCTGCAGGCCAATCCCCGGCATTTCATCAAGGCGCTGGCGCTCGGTCTCGGACTGATCAGCGCGCTCGACCTCCAGAACAAATTCAGCGCCGACTTCGCTCTGTTCATCAATAGCAATGCGGCTGCGATGATCGGACTTCTCACAGCGTTCATCGCAATTCGATTGCTGCGTTCACTGTCGGCATCGGGAGCGGCGCAGCGTCTGCTGCGCCACGGCTGGTCCGATCTGGCGAGGCTGGCTGCTGCACGGCGGCCGATGAGCCGCGCCAGATGGACCAGCATCATGCTTGATCGATTCGGCCTGGTGATCCCTCGGCTGGCTGGCGCGACGACGGACATCGCGGTGGAAGCCCGTCCTTTGGCCGCGCTGCAAATCGGCCTCGATCTGCTCGCGCTCAGGCAAGCCGCAGTGCACGAGGACGCGCGCACCGACCCTGGCCTCCAGCAGCTTCTGCCGATGCTGTCGCAGGCATTCCGCTGGCTGGCCCGCGGCAACGCGAAACTGAAGCCTGACGATGCGCGCGCCCTTCTGGCCGCGATCGACAACGCGCTGTGCGACACGCGCAAAGACACGACCGCCTGCCAGCAGCGAACGCTCGCGCTGATCGGCCTGCGTCGGACGATGTTTCCCGATGCTCATGCTTGGTCCAGCAAGGCCATGCCATGA
- a CDS encoding DUF1656 domain-containing protein: MNEEIAIAGVYVPTLALACAGALAACFIASAANRKFIGVHIRRYAWHPALFDFAVFVILTKIFYAVLGKLPL, encoded by the coding sequence ATGAACGAGGAAATCGCCATTGCCGGCGTCTACGTTCCGACGTTAGCGCTGGCCTGTGCTGGTGCGCTCGCGGCCTGCTTTATCGCCTCCGCGGCCAACCGCAAATTCATCGGCGTCCATATTCGAAGGTATGCGTGGCACCCCGCGCTGTTCGACTTCGCCGTCTTCGTCATTCTGACCAAGATCTTCTACGCTGTTCTGGGAAAGCTGCCGCTATGA
- a CDS encoding efflux RND transporter periplasmic adaptor subunit, whose protein sequence is MTTMGSMFSRMMLTVLMVSVAAPVGIGMWEHYEAAPWTRDGRVRADIIAVAADVSGLVDEVLVRDNQVVRKGDILLRLNPDRFRLAVQQAEASLANREAAAEKAASDRARYEKLSEGVVSQQQRETIRATDLQAKALYGQAVADLQIARLDLDRSEIRAPANGRVTNFDLRPGTYLAAGRGIMALIDIDTVRVEGYFEETKIPRIHLGDAVDVKLMSGATLSGRVESIAGGIEDRDRSLGSSLLASVNPSFSWVRLAQRIPVRVRIPRKDVDRLIVGTTATVQVNVGNRNEPPNTMGVLR, encoded by the coding sequence ATGACAACGATGGGTTCGATGTTTTCCCGCATGATGCTCACTGTCCTGATGGTGAGCGTCGCGGCACCGGTCGGCATCGGCATGTGGGAGCATTATGAGGCGGCGCCATGGACACGGGACGGCCGCGTCCGCGCCGACATCATCGCCGTTGCCGCCGATGTCTCCGGGCTGGTCGACGAGGTGCTGGTCCGGGACAATCAGGTCGTCCGCAAGGGTGATATCTTGCTGCGGCTGAATCCCGACCGTTTCCGCCTCGCCGTCCAACAAGCAGAGGCGTCTCTGGCCAACCGCGAAGCCGCCGCGGAGAAGGCAGCGAGCGACCGCGCACGATACGAGAAGCTGAGCGAAGGTGTCGTGTCGCAGCAACAGCGCGAGACGATCCGCGCTACGGATTTGCAAGCCAAGGCGCTTTATGGTCAGGCCGTGGCCGACCTTCAGATCGCGCGGCTCGATCTCGATCGATCCGAAATCCGGGCACCCGCGAACGGCCGCGTGACCAATTTCGATTTACGGCCCGGCACCTATCTCGCCGCGGGGCGCGGCATCATGGCGCTGATCGACATCGACACCGTGCGTGTCGAAGGCTATTTCGAGGAGACCAAGATCCCGCGGATCCACCTCGGTGACGCCGTTGACGTGAAGCTGATGAGCGGAGCGACGCTGAGCGGTCGGGTCGAGAGTATCGCTGGCGGAATCGAGGACCGCGATCGAAGTTTGGGGTCCAGCCTGCTCGCCAGCGTCAATCCATCGTTCTCCTGGGTCAGGCTCGCCCAGCGCATTCCGGTTCGGGTCCGCATCCCGCGCAAAGATGTCGATCGCCTGATCGTCGGAACGACTGCGACGGTGCAAGTCAATGTTGGAAACCGCAACGAACCGCCAAACACCATGGGCGTTTTACGGTAA
- a CDS encoding LuxR family transcriptional regulator: MHRIFQNFIDLLATAEDLQDFSKAMADTATALDLSCFAYLALQHSSKGKPRLISTYPSRWVAHYLRNNYQVLDPVIGEALRNPEPFRWGTNFNSKFTSKAQHRLFEEAAEFGIRFGFTVPIHDGHGPIAALTFAVDQSRPQFERFIESHERVLQLMAMYFHAHTRRKLANVHDIEGTYLSPREFECLEWAARGKSAWEIGCILGISRNTVAFYLEGAKRKLGVRTIVQAVARLAAVKRKQQN; this comes from the coding sequence ATGCACCGCATCTTTCAAAATTTCATTGATCTCCTAGCGACCGCAGAAGATCTCCAAGACTTCTCCAAAGCCATGGCGGATACAGCGACCGCTTTGGACCTATCGTGTTTTGCCTATCTAGCCCTCCAGCACTCAAGCAAAGGCAAACCGCGCCTAATCTCTACGTATCCATCGCGGTGGGTGGCACACTATCTACGAAATAATTATCAAGTGCTTGATCCCGTCATCGGAGAAGCTCTTCGAAACCCCGAGCCCTTTCGGTGGGGGACTAATTTCAACTCGAAGTTCACATCGAAAGCACAGCATCGGCTTTTCGAAGAGGCCGCGGAATTCGGAATTCGGTTTGGCTTTACGGTGCCCATTCACGATGGCCACGGTCCCATCGCTGCATTGACCTTTGCCGTTGACCAGAGTCGCCCACAATTCGAACGGTTCATTGAATCGCATGAACGCGTTCTTCAGCTTATGGCGATGTATTTCCATGCTCATACCCGCCGAAAGCTAGCGAACGTACACGATATAGAGGGGACATACCTATCTCCGCGTGAGTTCGAATGCTTGGAGTGGGCAGCTCGGGGCAAGAGCGCTTGGGAGATTGGATGCATTCTCGGCATCTCGCGCAACACGGTTGCCTTCTACCTAGAAGGCGCGAAGAGAAAACTTGGTGTTCGGACGATTGTGCAAGCGGTAGCCCGCTTAGCCGCTGTGAAAAGAAAACAGCAAAATTAG
- a CDS encoding acyl-homoserine-lactone synthase, translated as MIQLITPPLYGQFAETLVEMHRLRYRVFKLRMAWDVQTSGDMEIDDFDALHPAYLVQLCDNGQVQGSVRLLPTLGPTMLCDTFPTLLEGQPPPSTPLVWESSRFAIDVAADAPKGDHGLTRAVYELFAGMVEFGLSRQLTDIVTVTDVRMERILRRAGWPLRRIGNPSAIGNTLAVAGYLEISRDTLVTLRRAGGLSAPALWTPVIFAAA; from the coding sequence ATGATTCAGCTAATCACACCGCCCTTGTATGGCCAGTTCGCCGAAACTCTCGTCGAAATGCATCGGTTACGTTATCGCGTTTTCAAGCTTCGCATGGCATGGGACGTTCAAACCAGCGGCGACATGGAGATCGACGATTTCGATGCACTGCATCCCGCTTACCTAGTCCAGCTATGTGACAACGGGCAGGTGCAAGGTTCCGTACGCCTGCTCCCCACACTTGGCCCGACCATGCTTTGCGACACCTTCCCTACGCTTCTTGAAGGCCAACCCCCGCCGTCAACTCCTCTCGTTTGGGAAAGTAGTAGATTCGCGATCGATGTTGCTGCCGATGCCCCGAAGGGGGATCACGGTCTTACTCGTGCTGTTTACGAGCTATTTGCGGGAATGGTAGAGTTCGGGCTCTCAAGACAACTCACTGACATCGTTACCGTCACAGACGTCCGTATGGAGCGAATCCTTAGACGAGCGGGTTGGCCCCTGCGGCGCATTGGCAATCCTTCCGCAATTGGCAACACCTTAGCCGTGGCGGGTTACCTCGAGATCTCGCGCGATACCCTGGTCACCCTTCGTAGAGCCGGCGGGCTTTCGGCACCGGCCCTTTGGACGCCAGTAATCTTCGCGGCCGCGTAG
- a CDS encoding LysR family transcriptional regulator encodes MTEIETRNGQRNAARAVDLQQLRLAVAACDHGSFRRAAEALSMKHTAFSRSIGQLEYLVGTSLFERSSGGIKPTMAGREVLRIARLILEQVDMLLDTGRSGGRGDTGHLVIGFFTSMSTGNLRATIGELKKLLPSLEMATMERSRFRLVTALRNGTVDVVVSPGRLPSKDTRSLLLWSERILISLPQDHWLAAREIIYWTDLRTEKILLSKYDPGRELEDLLISKLVLPDDRPKIERHDVSRGIIKSLTSMGMGLSLAMESDIGASFAGLVYRELQDGAGPSRVDFYAHWRDDNENPALKRFLNLLADRYPSPSPTLGD; translated from the coding sequence ATGACGGAAATTGAAACTAGGAACGGTCAGCGGAACGCGGCGAGAGCTGTTGACCTGCAACAGCTTCGACTTGCGGTTGCCGCTTGTGACCACGGAAGTTTTCGACGAGCCGCAGAAGCGCTTTCGATGAAGCACACCGCCTTTAGCCGTTCTATTGGCCAGCTTGAGTACCTGGTGGGAACTTCACTGTTTGAGCGCTCAAGTGGGGGAATAAAGCCTACAATGGCCGGCCGAGAGGTTCTGCGAATCGCGCGGTTGATTCTGGAACAAGTCGACATGCTCCTTGACACAGGAAGGTCCGGTGGTCGCGGCGACACTGGCCATCTTGTTATCGGCTTCTTCACATCTATGTCCACCGGCAATTTGCGAGCGACGATAGGTGAGCTCAAGAAGCTACTACCAAGCCTCGAAATGGCAACGATGGAGCGCTCACGCTTCCGTCTGGTGACCGCTCTCCGTAACGGAACCGTCGACGTTGTCGTTAGCCCTGGACGTCTGCCTTCAAAAGACACCAGATCACTACTGCTGTGGAGCGAGCGCATCCTGATCTCGCTGCCCCAAGATCACTGGCTGGCCGCACGCGAGATCATCTATTGGACCGATTTGCGTACCGAGAAGATCCTTCTAAGCAAGTATGATCCTGGGCGAGAGCTCGAGGATCTTCTGATTTCGAAGCTAGTGCTACCCGACGATCGCCCCAAGATAGAACGACATGACGTGAGCCGTGGCATTATCAAGAGTTTAACGAGTATGGGCATGGGGCTAAGTCTGGCGATGGAATCGGATATTGGTGCAAGTTTCGCCGGCCTTGTGTATCGAGAGTTGCAGGACGGAGCGGGACCAAGCCGGGTGGACTTCTATGCGCATTGGCGCGACGACAATGAGAATCCGGCTCTGAAGCGTTTCCTCAATCTGTTGGCAGACCGCTATCCCTCACCCTCGCCGACCCTTGGGGACTGA
- a CDS encoding DUF2274 domain-containing protein: MPKLKIAALPDDKPVKVATELPASVHRDLVAYAEALAHESGQRIDPVKLIAPMLARFMATDRGFAKARRTGQSPRVGEGEG; the protein is encoded by the coding sequence ATGCCCAAGCTTAAAATAGCAGCACTGCCCGATGACAAGCCGGTCAAGGTCGCCACTGAACTACCGGCATCAGTGCATCGGGATCTCGTAGCCTATGCAGAGGCCTTGGCACACGAAAGTGGGCAGCGCATCGATCCGGTGAAGCTGATCGCGCCCATGCTGGCGCGCTTTATGGCCACGGATCGCGGATTTGCAAAGGCGAGACGAACTGGTCAGTCCCCAAGGGTCGGCGAGGGTGAGGGATAG
- the trbG gene encoding P-type conjugative transfer protein TrbG, whose protein sequence is MSKTPSDVHSKRSILHSRPNSPCPELVTLKRAILSSLLLCSSALGGCATYIPPEISYDAEVPPLPAAPVTLDDKSRPLHIPPLWKPALGGKSGGKEDAEPVSRVETANSAARVEPRRRGYFNAAQIYAYSPGALYQIYAAPGQITDIALEEGEQLTGSGPIAAGDTVRWVVGDTESGSGDTRRVHILVKPTRASIETNLVVNTDRRTYLIELRSRERPYMPSVAWYYPETVRERSRSVALKPILPDPAQRVSRYAIEGDSPPWRPLAVYDDGRKVYVEFPQGIVQGEMPPLFVIGPDGKTELVNYRAYGNVLIVDRLFAAAELRLGGEHQQKVRIVRTDGRPSS, encoded by the coding sequence GTGAGCAAGACGCCGTCTGACGTTCATTCGAAACGCTCTATCCTGCACAGCAGGCCCAATTCGCCTTGCCCCGAGCTTGTGACTTTGAAGCGGGCAATCCTGTCCTCACTCCTGCTCTGCTCGTCGGCACTCGGTGGGTGCGCGACCTACATTCCGCCGGAGATCAGCTATGACGCGGAAGTCCCGCCGCTGCCGGCGGCTCCGGTGACCCTCGACGACAAATCGCGACCGCTTCACATTCCACCCCTCTGGAAGCCGGCTCTTGGCGGCAAGTCGGGAGGCAAGGAAGATGCTGAACCGGTGAGCCGGGTTGAGACGGCAAACAGCGCAGCCCGTGTTGAACCGCGCAGACGCGGGTATTTCAACGCAGCGCAAATCTATGCCTACAGTCCTGGAGCCCTCTATCAGATTTACGCCGCACCGGGACAGATCACGGATATCGCACTCGAGGAAGGAGAGCAGTTGACTGGATCAGGGCCTATTGCGGCCGGAGATACTGTACGCTGGGTCGTGGGTGATACCGAGAGCGGAAGTGGCGACACGCGACGCGTCCACATCCTTGTCAAGCCGACCCGCGCATCGATCGAGACCAACCTCGTCGTCAATACCGACCGGCGCACTTACCTGATCGAACTCCGCTCCCGCGAGCGGCCATACATGCCGTCCGTTGCCTGGTACTATCCGGAAACAGTGCGTGAACGGTCGCGCTCAGTCGCTCTAAAGCCAATTCTTCCAGATCCCGCGCAGCGTGTCTCCCGCTACGCCATCGAAGGGGACAGTCCACCCTGGCGGCCGCTCGCCGTGTATGACGATGGCCGCAAGGTCTATGTCGAGTTCCCGCAAGGCATCGTGCAAGGTGAGATGCCGCCGCTCTTCGTCATTGGCCCGGACGGTAAAACCGAACTCGTCAACTATCGCGCCTACGGCAACGTTTTGATCGTCGATCGGCTGTTTGCAGCCGCCGAACTCCGGCTCGGCGGTGAGCACCAGCAGAAGGTCAGGATTGTCAGGACCGACGGGAGGCCGTCGTCATGA
- the trbF gene encoding conjugal transfer protein TrbF, translated as MFKRSSVHYGRMPEPTTPYQKAAQVWDERIGSARVQAKNWRLMAFGCLMLSVGLAGGLVWQSNQGSITPWVVEVDHLGQAQRVAPANVDYQPTDAQIAYHLARFIEDVRGLPADGIVLRQNWLRAYDFTTDRGAAALNDYARNNDPFAKLGKLQISVDVSSVIRASSESFRVAWSQRSYDNGSLSSTERWTAILTIVIETPRDAERLRKNPLGVYVRAINWSKELSQ; from the coding sequence ATGTTCAAACGATCATCAGTACACTACGGGCGAATGCCCGAGCCGACTACGCCTTATCAAAAGGCAGCTCAGGTTTGGGACGAACGCATCGGATCGGCGCGAGTGCAAGCGAAGAACTGGCGCCTGATGGCATTCGGTTGCTTGATGCTTTCAGTCGGTCTCGCGGGTGGGCTCGTCTGGCAATCAAATCAAGGCTCGATCACGCCGTGGGTGGTTGAGGTCGATCATCTTGGACAGGCCCAACGGGTTGCGCCGGCCAACGTCGACTATCAACCTACTGACGCTCAGATCGCCTACCATCTGGCGCGCTTTATTGAGGATGTCCGAGGCTTGCCGGCCGACGGCATTGTTCTGCGCCAGAATTGGCTGCGCGCCTATGATTTTACGACCGATCGCGGCGCGGCCGCGCTCAACGACTATGCACGCAACAACGACCCTTTCGCCAAGTTGGGCAAGCTCCAAATCTCCGTCGATGTATCGAGCGTCATTCGTGCGTCTTCGGAAAGCTTTCGGGTCGCGTGGAGTCAACGCAGTTACGACAACGGTTCGCTGAGTTCGACCGAGCGCTGGACTGCCATTCTCACCATCGTGATCGAGACACCGCGCGATGCCGAACGTCTGCGCAAGAATCCCCTTGGCGTCTACGTCCGCGCCATCAACTGGTCAAAGGAGTTGAGTCAGTGA